A DNA window from Candidatus Nanopelagicales bacterium contains the following coding sequences:
- the ftsH gene encoding ATP-dependent zinc metalloprotease FtsH, translated as MDLKRIARGPVLWILLALVLLLVATSVMSDLRGPTEVPTSQAVQSIQDNQVAQATLIDRDQRLNLTMGDGTQQTSQFITGQGVELQQLLQTKFDEGQLKDGYNVEVPQESLLVTLLVSFLPILLILFLLFFFLNQMQGGGGRLMSFGKSKAKIVSKDMPKTTFADVAGADEAVEELQEIKEFLEDPSKFTAVGAKIPKGVLLYGPPGTGKTLLARAVAGEAGVPFFSISGSDFVEMFVGVGASRVRDLFEQAKNNAPAIIFVDEIDAVGRHRGAGLGGGHDEREQTLNQMLVEMDGFDVTGGVILIAATNRPDILDPALLRPGRFDRQIAVESPDLKGREAILKVHSTGKPLAPDVDLESIAKRSPGFTGADLANVLNEAALLTARNGDKLITNKALDEAIDRVIAGPQKRTRVMDEHERKITAYHEGGHAIVAAALPGNDPVHKITILPRGRALGYTMVLPDQEKYSRTRSEMLNQLAYMLGGRAAEELVFHDPTTGAANDIEKATSLARAMVTQYGMTERLGAIKYGQEQGEVFLGRDMGHSRDYSEDVAGAIDEEVRTLIEAAHQEAFDILVTNRDVLDHLVLELLEKETLNKSEVEQIFSALDLNDVRPAWTGSARRAPSDRPPVLTPKEVAGLNGHGSANGSGNGSRGGADVDVSDGASTGAATTSGTAPGDSGPWDPPAGESPIGR; from the coding sequence CACACTGATCGACCGGGACCAGCGGTTGAACCTGACCATGGGCGACGGCACCCAGCAGACTTCTCAGTTCATCACCGGGCAGGGTGTCGAACTGCAGCAGCTGCTGCAGACCAAGTTCGACGAGGGCCAGTTGAAGGACGGCTACAACGTCGAGGTGCCGCAGGAGAGCCTGCTCGTCACCTTGCTGGTGTCATTCCTGCCGATTCTGTTGATTCTGTTCCTGCTGTTCTTCTTCCTCAACCAGATGCAGGGCGGCGGCGGGCGCCTCATGTCCTTCGGCAAGTCCAAGGCGAAGATCGTCAGTAAGGACATGCCCAAGACCACATTCGCCGATGTGGCCGGAGCTGACGAGGCCGTCGAGGAACTGCAGGAGATCAAGGAGTTCCTCGAAGATCCCAGCAAGTTCACGGCGGTCGGCGCCAAGATTCCCAAAGGCGTGCTGTTGTACGGCCCCCCCGGAACCGGCAAGACCCTGCTGGCCCGCGCGGTCGCCGGGGAGGCCGGCGTGCCGTTCTTCTCCATCTCCGGGTCGGACTTCGTGGAGATGTTCGTCGGCGTCGGCGCTTCCCGGGTCCGCGATCTGTTCGAGCAGGCCAAGAACAATGCCCCCGCCATCATCTTCGTCGACGAGATCGATGCTGTTGGTCGGCATCGAGGTGCGGGACTCGGCGGTGGCCATGACGAGCGGGAGCAGACCCTCAACCAGATGCTCGTCGAGATGGACGGCTTCGACGTCACCGGCGGTGTGATCCTCATCGCCGCGACCAACCGACCCGACATCCTCGACCCCGCCCTGCTGCGCCCGGGCCGGTTCGATCGTCAGATCGCGGTCGAATCCCCGGACCTCAAGGGTCGCGAAGCGATTCTCAAGGTCCACTCGACCGGCAAACCCCTGGCGCCGGACGTCGACCTCGAGAGCATCGCGAAGCGTTCGCCGGGCTTCACCGGCGCCGATCTAGCCAATGTGCTGAACGAGGCAGCCCTGCTGACAGCCCGCAACGGCGACAAGCTCATCACCAACAAGGCTCTCGACGAGGCTATCGATCGGGTGATCGCCGGTCCCCAGAAGCGCACCAGGGTCATGGACGAACACGAGCGCAAGATCACGGCCTACCACGAAGGAGGCCACGCCATCGTGGCCGCCGCGTTGCCTGGCAATGACCCCGTGCACAAGATCACGATCCTGCCGCGCGGACGGGCCTTGGGATACACGATGGTCTTGCCCGATCAGGAGAAGTACTCCCGGACTCGCTCGGAGATGCTCAACCAGTTGGCCTACATGCTGGGCGGTCGCGCTGCCGAAGAACTCGTGTTCCACGACCCGACCACCGGGGCGGCGAACGACATCGAGAAAGCCACCAGTCTGGCTCGGGCCATGGTCACCCAGTACGGCATGACCGAGCGGCTCGGTGCGATCAAGTACGGCCAGGAGCAAGGAGAGGTGTTCCTGGGACGCGACATGGGCCATTCCCGTGACTACTCCGAGGACGTTGCCGGCGCCATCGACGAAGAGGTCCGCACGCTCATCGAGGCCGCGCACCAGGAAGCCTTCGACATCCTGGTCACCAACCGGGATGTGCTCGATCATCTGGTCCTGGAGCTGCTCGAAAAGGAGACCCTGAACAAGTCGGAGGTCGAGCAGATCTTCTCCGCACTGGACCTCAACGATGTCCGGCCCGCCTGGACGGGCTCGGCTCGGCGCGCTCCGTCGGATCGCCCGCCGGTGTTGACCCCCAAGGAGGTCGCCGGCCTCAACGGTCATGGCTCAGCCAACGGTTCCGGCAACGGCAGCCGGGGTGGCGCCGACGTCGATGTCAGTGATGGTGCGTCCACGGGAGCGGCAACCACATCCGGCACGGCTCCCGGTGATTCCGGCCCGTGGGATCCCCCGGCCGGCGAGTCACCGATCGGTCGATGA